Proteins co-encoded in one Metabacillus sp. KUDC1714 genomic window:
- a CDS encoding iron-containing alcohol dehydrogenase translates to MNLLKDSFEFGLHTQINFGIGRLQELPSIIQKYQYKNILICTDPGIANSGALDRLETILKSENISYEVFTEVEPDPTIRVVKKVEQLYQEKNCDAIIGLGGGSSIDTAKGVSIAVANPGDLTQFEGKNQIPNRGPDIIAIPTTAGTGSEVTHATVLKDEDRKYKMGILSEHLHPKVAILDPELLTTLPRGLAAITGMDALSHAIESYTSNQAQPITEALGLHAIELIGKWLRPFAADRTNLEAASNMMLASTIAGSAFIWGRVAAVHALSHPLGGRYNIAHGLANSLLLPVVMEYNLSSNFQKFKNIAALLGESVHDLSDRTAAGKSVKAVNELVTDLEIPKSLKEINIELSEEEIQVVAQEAFDSGIANANPKNVSVKDLISIINTIK, encoded by the coding sequence ATGAATTTATTAAAAGATTCGTTTGAATTTGGATTACATACCCAAATTAACTTTGGCATTGGTCGTCTTCAAGAATTACCTAGCATTATTCAAAAATATCAATATAAAAATATACTTATTTGTACAGATCCAGGGATTGCAAATTCGGGTGCTTTAGACCGTTTGGAGACAATACTTAAAAGCGAAAATATTAGTTATGAAGTTTTTACCGAGGTAGAACCAGATCCTACTATAAGAGTTGTTAAAAAAGTTGAGCAATTATATCAAGAGAAAAACTGTGATGCAATCATTGGATTAGGTGGTGGAAGTTCAATAGATACGGCAAAAGGTGTATCTATTGCTGTTGCTAACCCAGGTGATTTAACGCAATTTGAAGGGAAGAATCAAATTCCAAATCGCGGTCCCGATATAATTGCCATCCCCACTACGGCTGGAACTGGGTCAGAGGTTACTCATGCAACCGTATTAAAAGATGAAGATAGAAAATATAAAATGGGTATTCTTAGCGAACATTTGCATCCAAAAGTAGCAATTTTGGATCCGGAATTGCTTACTACTTTACCAAGAGGTCTTGCTGCTATTACTGGAATGGATGCACTAAGCCATGCAATTGAATCTTATACATCAAATCAAGCACAGCCAATTACTGAAGCATTAGGTTTGCATGCGATTGAACTTATTGGAAAATGGTTAAGACCTTTTGCTGCAGATCGCACAAATTTAGAAGCTGCTTCTAACATGATGCTAGCAAGTACCATTGCTGGTTCAGCATTTATTTGGGGAAGAGTGGCAGCAGTCCATGCTTTATCACATCCACTTGGTGGGAGATATAATATTGCTCATGGCTTAGCCAACTCATTGTTATTACCTGTAGTTATGGAATATAACTTAAGCTCTAACTTTCAAAAATTCAAAAATATTGCGGCCTTACTTGGAGAAAGTGTCCATGATTTAAGTGATCGAACTGCAGCAGGAAAATCTGTAAAAGCTGTAAATGAGTTAGTAACAGATTTAGAGATTCCAAAGAGTTTGAAGGAGATCAATATTGAATTATCTGAAGAAGAAATTCAAGTTGTTGCCCAGGAAGCTTTTGATAGTGGAATTGCAAACGCAAATCCTAAGAATGTTTCTGTTAAGGATTTAATTTCTATTATTAACACGATTAAATAA
- a CDS encoding tripartite tricarboxylate transporter TctB family protein — MKDIISSIFIIILSITVFCVATPLGEGSSNLSSNAGLFPQIISLFLGLLGVSLLIQAMIKTKKKKILFNKRVFIKVITLICILVVYVPTLQILGYLLATNVFLFVVMAFLGQSIKKTSIHTVFISCTLYVIFALLFKVPLPTGILW; from the coding sequence TTGAAAGATATAATTTCATCTATCTTTATAATCATTTTAAGTATTACCGTTTTCTGCGTCGCAACACCTTTAGGGGAGGGAAGTAGCAATCTTTCTAGTAACGCAGGCTTATTTCCGCAAATTATCAGTTTATTTTTAGGACTACTTGGGGTTTCATTACTTATTCAAGCTATGATAAAAACTAAGAAAAAGAAAATTTTATTTAATAAGAGGGTTTTTATAAAAGTTATTACATTAATTTGTATTCTAGTCGTTTATGTACCTACATTACAAATTCTCGGGTATTTACTGGCAACTAATGTTTTTCTATTTGTCGTTATGGCCTTTCTAGGACAATCTATCAAAAAAACGAGTATCCATACAGTTTTTATATCTTGCACATTATATGTGATTTTCGCACTTCTTTTCAAAGTACCCTTGCCAACGGGAATTTTGTGGTAG
- a CDS encoding tripartite tricarboxylate transporter permease, which translates to MDISLYTAGIEQVLRFDVLALIFIGVLLGIVTGSLPGLSAMMGVSILIPISYGLSPAAGILMLIGVYLGAVYGGSISATLVNIPGTPSAVMTTLDAYPLAKKGQAGRALGISTISSACGGLLSVFTLVLIAPVVANLALEFTSFEMFAIALFGLSIMSLISPGSLTTGLVSGCLGLLIAMIGADPMTAQSRFTFGSMHLFSGVQFIAAMVGLYGVTEVILNIEERFKKSKKNVDIANIKFDKKIPSVWLDIKKLWGVITRSSIIGVIIGAIPGAGGTIASIVSYGQQKKISKKPEEMGKGSVEGIAAAESSNNACTGGAMTTLLSLGIPGDAVTAILIGAFMIHGIQPGPEMFQENIDLVSAIFIGMFIANIFILVIGLGGAKYFAKLLTIPESILNSTILAFCFIGSFAVQNSFFDVQTMLVFAILGYLMVKVNIPRAPLVLALILGPLMEMNLRRSLSIVQDDLGAFAFAFVERPIAGVILLLTFITLIMPIFKMINGLGKQAENSQPKEL; encoded by the coding sequence TTGGACATTAGTTTGTATACTGCTGGAATAGAACAAGTACTAAGGTTTGACGTCTTGGCTTTAATTTTCATTGGAGTGTTATTAGGTATCGTGACAGGTTCACTTCCAGGACTTTCAGCAATGATGGGAGTATCAATATTAATACCAATCAGTTATGGTTTATCACCAGCTGCAGGAATACTGATGTTGATAGGGGTTTATCTTGGAGCCGTTTATGGAGGTTCGATTTCAGCAACCTTAGTAAATATTCCGGGCACACCTTCAGCAGTTATGACAACTCTTGATGCGTATCCATTAGCGAAAAAGGGGCAAGCTGGTCGTGCACTAGGAATTTCAACGATATCATCAGCTTGTGGTGGTCTTTTAAGTGTTTTTACCCTTGTTTTAATTGCACCCGTCGTAGCGAATTTAGCCCTTGAGTTTACTTCCTTTGAGATGTTTGCTATTGCACTATTTGGTTTAAGCATCATGTCACTTATTTCACCTGGATCATTAACAACAGGGTTAGTTTCAGGATGTCTAGGTTTATTAATAGCAATGATTGGAGCTGATCCTATGACTGCTCAGTCTCGATTTACATTTGGAAGTATGCATTTATTTTCAGGAGTTCAATTTATAGCTGCAATGGTGGGACTTTATGGTGTGACAGAAGTAATCTTAAATATTGAAGAACGATTTAAAAAATCAAAGAAAAATGTAGATATAGCAAATATTAAGTTTGATAAAAAAATACCAAGTGTCTGGTTAGACATTAAAAAGCTATGGGGGGTGATTACTCGTTCAAGTATTATCGGTGTAATTATTGGAGCTATTCCTGGGGCTGGCGGTACGATAGCATCTATCGTTTCATATGGTCAGCAAAAGAAAATTTCAAAAAAACCAGAAGAAATGGGGAAAGGATCAGTCGAAGGAATAGCTGCCGCTGAATCCTCGAACAATGCATGCACTGGGGGTGCAATGACAACATTACTTTCCTTAGGTATTCCAGGGGATGCGGTAACTGCGATCCTTATTGGTGCTTTTATGATCCACGGTATCCAACCTGGACCGGAGATGTTTCAGGAAAATATCGATTTAGTATCAGCGATATTTATAGGGATGTTCATTGCAAACATTTTTATTCTAGTCATTGGTCTTGGTGGGGCGAAATATTTTGCAAAACTGTTAACGATTCCTGAGTCAATTTTAAATAGTACTATTTTAGCTTTTTGCTTTATTGGGAGTTTTGCCGTACAAAATAGCTTCTTTGATGTCCAAACAATGCTTGTTTTTGCAATATTAGGTTACTTAATGGTTAAAGTTAATATTCCACGGGCACCTCTTGTCTTGGCACTTATATTGGGACCATTAATGGAAATGAATTTACGCCGTTCCTTATCGATTGTACAGGATGATTTGGGTGCATTTGCATTTGCTTTTGTTGAAAGACCCATTGCTGGAGTTATTCTATTACTAACGTTTATTACATTAATAATGCCAATCTTTAAAATGATTAATGGTTTAGGAAAACAGGCTGAAAATTCACAACCGAAAGAATTATAG
- a CDS encoding GntR family transcriptional regulator: protein MIGRLDKSSLVEQVYDMLKNLIIKGELFPGERIIEVDIAKRFGISQGPVREALSQLQNEGLVIRHRHKGTFVSDLSKKDTLEIYELREIIEEFALKKAMTKFTEADLQRLEHIIEEMKIAGKENDIEKISNEDKKFHDMIFLRADNNLLMELWEDLSIKSDRIWYLTKQVYFSDLIDVAEIHVTIVEAIRIRDTGRAIKAFLDHLSVGKHEMISKFFDSLKK from the coding sequence ATGATTGGTCGTTTAGATAAGAGCTCCTTGGTTGAGCAAGTTTATGATATGTTAAAAAACCTAATAATTAAAGGGGAACTATTTCCAGGTGAACGTATTATTGAAGTTGATATAGCAAAACGGTTTGGAATTAGCCAGGGACCGGTTCGCGAAGCTCTATCTCAATTACAAAATGAGGGGCTTGTAATCAGGCACCGTCATAAAGGTACGTTTGTTTCTGATCTTTCAAAGAAAGATACACTAGAAATTTATGAATTGAGAGAAATAATTGAAGAATTTGCATTAAAAAAAGCAATGACAAAGTTTACGGAAGCAGACCTGCAAAGGTTAGAACATATAATTGAAGAGATGAAAATCGCAGGAAAAGAAAACGATATTGAAAAAATAAGTAATGAGGATAAAAAATTTCACGATATGATTTTTCTTCGAGCAGATAATAATCTTTTAATGGAACTCTGGGAAGATTTGAGTATTAAATCTGATCGAATCTGGTATTTAACAAAACAAGTTTACTTTTCAGATCTAATTGATGTTGCAGAAATACACGTAACAATTGTAGAAGCTATTAGAATAAGAGATACAGGTCGTGCTATAAAAGCATTTCTTGATCACCTAAGCGTTGGAAAACATGAAATGATTAGTAAGTTTTTTGATAGTTTAAAAAAGTAA
- a CDS encoding NAD(P)-dependent oxidoreductase, whose protein sequence is MGFVGLGSMGFPMAKRLCEAGYKLLIAVHKNHEKVEKLKEKGAIIKESFKEVILNSDIILTILPADEQVKKVLLQEEVVDNLKENQVLIEMTSCSPKTMKKIFYVYESKGVKVLDAPVSGGTGGAENGTLTLMIGGDANLVVDVSPILDKISTKKVIVGEAGAGKTVKMINQMLASIHMLAASEAFALAKQSNVDLQTLKDVIETSSGNSWVFQNKYENLMSQNFALGFRLRLMVKDINIALEEGGILELPLTNLTSNVYKMALQDYGEMDISAVSKKVF, encoded by the coding sequence ATTGGTTTTGTAGGGTTAGGCTCAATGGGATTTCCGATGGCAAAACGGTTATGTGAGGCTGGATACAAATTACTTATTGCTGTTCATAAAAATCATGAAAAAGTTGAAAAGTTAAAAGAGAAAGGAGCCATTATAAAAGAAAGCTTTAAGGAGGTAATTCTTAACAGTGATATTATCCTAACCATACTTCCGGCAGACGAACAAGTGAAGAAAGTTTTGCTACAAGAGGAAGTAGTAGATAATTTAAAGGAAAATCAAGTATTAATTGAAATGACAAGTTGTTCACCTAAAACGATGAAAAAGATTTTCTATGTTTATGAAAGTAAGGGAGTAAAAGTTTTGGATGCACCTGTAAGCGGTGGCACAGGAGGGGCAGAAAATGGAACATTAACATTAATGATTGGAGGTGACGCTAACTTAGTAGTTGATGTTTCGCCAATTCTAGATAAGATCTCTACAAAAAAAGTAATAGTTGGAGAAGCAGGGGCAGGTAAGACAGTTAAAATGATTAATCAGATGCTAGCTTCTATCCATATGTTGGCAGCATCAGAAGCCTTTGCATTAGCTAAGCAATCAAATGTTGACTTACAGACGTTAAAGGATGTTATAGAGACCAGTTCAGGAAATTCATGGGTATTTCAGAACAAATATGAAAATTTAATGTCTCAAAATTTTGCTCTAGGATTTCGCCTTCGCTTAATGGTAAAAGATATTAATATAGCTTTAGAAGAAGGGGGAATTCTAGAATTACCATTAACCAATTTGACTTCCAATGTTTATAAAATGGCTTTACAAGATTATGGTGAGATGGATATTTCGGCTGTTAGTAAAAAAGTTTTTTAG
- a CDS encoding aldehyde dehydrogenase family protein, giving the protein MEAIKNSYIKVNNYINGKWVPSSNNETITRENPANVEEIVSIAPNSTEEDANNAVEAAQEAFKSWSKISPINRGKYLYRFAEILEAQKDEVAELLTKEQGKPLNESLGEINKTISEVLYTAGEGSRLSGETLPSERDNVNIRTIRIPKGVIAAISPWNFPLVTPLRKIAPALVAGNTVVFKPASLTVAMGAKIVELFEQAGLPKGVLNLIIGSGSRVGNQIVNHPKVKGITFTGSTGVGSNIYEQASKRLVQVQLEMGGKNAAIIYDYDDIEGAIGQIVPASFAAAGQRCTSISRIIVNEKDIDQVVSALKKKTETYVIGDGLEKETTFGPLVSKDQLETTQKYVQIGQEEGATLIAGGNVSVQKTKGYFFEPTIFTNVKPNTRIARDEIFGPILVVMTATSFNEALDICNDTEYGLAASCFTQNKTYQDLFVSQVNSGMIHINNGTISESHVPFGGLKHSAIGPYSIGSTAKDFFTDIKVVYDATP; this is encoded by the coding sequence ATGGAAGCTATTAAAAATTCATATATTAAAGTTAATAATTATATCAACGGTAAATGGGTTCCATCTTCTAATAACGAAACAATCACAAGGGAAAATCCGGCAAACGTTGAGGAAATCGTATCAATCGCTCCAAATTCAACTGAAGAAGATGCAAACAATGCAGTAGAAGCAGCTCAGGAAGCGTTTAAATCATGGTCTAAAATCTCTCCTATTAATCGTGGGAAATACCTATATCGCTTTGCAGAGATTTTGGAAGCCCAAAAAGATGAGGTTGCTGAGCTGTTAACAAAAGAACAAGGTAAGCCACTTAATGAATCTTTAGGCGAAATTAACAAAACGATAAGTGAGGTTCTTTATACAGCTGGAGAAGGATCAAGATTATCGGGAGAAACCTTGCCAAGTGAAAGGGACAATGTAAACATTCGTACGATTAGAATTCCAAAAGGTGTAATTGCAGCTATTTCACCCTGGAACTTCCCATTAGTTACACCACTAAGAAAAATTGCCCCTGCATTAGTTGCAGGTAATACGGTCGTCTTTAAACCAGCAAGCTTAACAGTGGCAATGGGAGCTAAAATCGTAGAACTATTTGAACAGGCAGGACTTCCAAAGGGTGTATTAAACTTAATAATTGGATCTGGCAGCCGGGTTGGAAATCAAATTGTCAACCATCCTAAAGTAAAGGGAATTACCTTTACTGGTTCAACAGGTGTTGGGTCAAATATTTATGAACAAGCGTCAAAACGATTGGTTCAGGTTCAACTTGAGATGGGTGGTAAAAATGCTGCAATCATTTATGATTATGATGATATTGAAGGAGCGATAGGTCAAATCGTGCCAGCCTCATTTGCTGCAGCTGGACAGAGATGTACATCAATTAGCCGCATTATTGTCAACGAGAAAGATATTGATCAAGTTGTATCAGCACTGAAGAAAAAGACGGAAACATATGTAATTGGAGATGGGTTAGAAAAAGAGACAACTTTCGGACCATTGGTTTCTAAGGACCAGTTAGAAACGACTCAAAAATATGTTCAAATCGGTCAAGAAGAAGGGGCAACATTAATAGCTGGTGGGAATGTTTCTGTTCAAAAAACGAAAGGTTATTTTTTTGAACCAACTATTTTTACTAACGTAAAACCTAATACAAGAATTGCGAGGGATGAAATTTTCGGACCTATCCTTGTCGTAATGACAGCAACTAGTTTTAACGAAGCTCTGGATATTTGTAATGACACTGAGTATGGACTTGCAGCTTCTTGCTTCACTCAAAATAAAACCTACCAAGATTTATTTGTCAGTCAAGTAAATTCTGGAATGATTCATATAAATAATGGAACAATTAGTGAATCACATGTTCCTTTTGGGGGACTGAAGCATTCAGCTATTGGACCTTATTCAATCGGCAGTACAGCGAAGGATTTCTTTACAGATATAAAAGTAGTCTATGATGCGACACCCTAA
- a CDS encoding tripartite tricarboxylate transporter substrate binding protein, with the protein MKKLVFIFASILLVVSFVLVGCSGGGSTSGEEQKGESSLLQEDVTFIIPNAPGGSNDLSVRGIIRGMEQELGVEVIPKNQPASKGIVAAVELTQSENNGQTLYFNSQSLILLALQEDNLDLSKIQPLAQVVEDTSAITVAVDSPYNSLQDLVDAAKENPGKIKIATNGVGALWDFSAKTFANTANINLQYIPYTSGGNAMSTAVASGEVDVSANSPSEVKPLVDAGKLKVLAVQSNERHGLFPNVPTAKEQGFDSEFPVWRGVFTVKGTDEAILQQLEDSIRKSYESEDFKGFLENNGMPGKFRGHKEFTEFFEEQVEMYEEIVKNQ; encoded by the coding sequence GTGAAAAAGCTAGTTTTCATATTTGCAAGCATTTTACTTGTTGTTTCCTTTGTATTAGTCGGGTGTAGTGGAGGAGGCTCGACAAGTGGAGAAGAACAAAAGGGTGAGTCTTCTTTATTACAAGAAGATGTAACATTTATTATCCCAAACGCACCAGGTGGCTCTAACGATTTATCAGTTCGTGGGATCATACGTGGAATGGAGCAAGAATTAGGAGTAGAAGTCATTCCTAAAAACCAACCTGCCTCAAAAGGTATAGTAGCTGCTGTTGAACTTACGCAGTCAGAAAATAATGGTCAGACCCTATATTTTAACTCTCAATCACTCATATTATTGGCACTGCAGGAAGATAATTTAGATTTATCTAAAATACAGCCTTTAGCACAAGTAGTTGAAGATACTTCTGCCATTACAGTTGCAGTTGATTCTCCTTATAATTCTTTACAAGATCTAGTAGATGCTGCTAAAGAAAACCCCGGGAAAATTAAAATTGCTACAAATGGGGTAGGAGCCTTATGGGATTTCTCAGCAAAAACTTTTGCAAATACTGCAAATATTAATCTTCAATATATTCCATATACTTCAGGCGGTAATGCAATGTCAACAGCAGTTGCTTCAGGAGAGGTAGATGTATCTGCTAACAGTCCAAGTGAAGTAAAACCCCTTGTGGATGCGGGGAAACTGAAGGTTCTAGCAGTTCAAAGTAATGAAAGACATGGTCTTTTCCCAAATGTTCCTACAGCAAAAGAACAAGGTTTTGATTCAGAATTTCCAGTTTGGCGAGGTGTGTTTACCGTAAAAGGGACTGATGAGGCAATTTTACAACAATTAGAAGATAGTATTAGAAAATCATATGAGAGTGAAGACTTTAAAGGTTTTCTTGAAAACAATGGTATGCCTGGGAAATTTAGAGGACATAAAGAGTTTACTGAATTTTTTGAGGAACAGGTAGAAATGTATGAGGAAATAGTGAAAAATCAATAG